One region of Candidatus Methylomirabilota bacterium genomic DNA includes:
- a CDS encoding ABC transporter permease, with protein sequence MVLQLAPLVLVVVVSFSASPVFDLPVDGLSLRWYRRLLHVKGFWASMALSAQIASLSTAAALVLGTAGAVAVHRCRFPGRRALVAAILSPLMLPGLVLGIAMLQGYRRYGLDDAFVALLVAHVVLTTPFIMRVVLASLSLFNFEMIDAARSLGYSHVEALVRVLPPNLYPAFLSGVIFAFLASFDNYPISIFLTDARNKTLPIQMIEFIDESADPTLAAVSTLLVVMAALALLVTDRLLGLRRLVSL encoded by the coding sequence ATGGTCCTGCAGCTGGCGCCGCTGGTCCTGGTCGTGGTGGTGTCCTTCTCGGCCTCGCCGGTCTTCGATCTCCCCGTCGATGGGCTGTCGTTGCGCTGGTATCGGCGTCTGCTTCACGTGAAGGGCTTCTGGGCCTCGATGGCGCTGTCGGCCCAGATCGCCAGCCTCTCGACCGCGGCCGCACTCGTCCTCGGGACGGCCGGCGCGGTCGCCGTCCACCGCTGTCGCTTCCCGGGCCGCCGCGCGCTGGTGGCGGCCATCCTGTCACCGCTCATGCTCCCCGGGCTGGTGCTCGGCATCGCGATGCTGCAGGGGTACCGGCGCTACGGGCTCGACGACGCCTTCGTGGCCCTGCTGGTGGCGCACGTCGTCCTCACCACGCCGTTCATCATGCGGGTGGTGCTGGCCAGCCTGTCCCTCTTCAACTTCGAGATGATCGACGCCGCGCGAAGCCTGGGGTACTCGCATGTCGAAGCTTTGGTCCGGGTGCTTCCTCCCAATCTCTATCCGGCGTTCCTGAGCGGGGTGATCTTCGCGTTCCTGGCCTCGTTCGACAACTACCCGATCTCGATCTTTCTGACCGACGCCCGCAACAAGACCCTGCCGATCCAGATGATCGAGTTCATCGACGAATCGGCCGACCCGACGCTGGCCGCCGTCTCGACGCTGCTGGTGGTCATGGCCGCCCTGGCGCTGCTCGTCACGGACCGACTGCTCGGTCTGCGGCGACTGGTCA